A section of the Chryseobacterium ginsenosidimutans genome encodes:
- a CDS encoding response regulator transcription factor, which translates to MNSQIKIALIDDEQLILEGVKMLLSSETGISVVSTSGTGPDFLETLKSIPAENFPNIALVDVQMQPMNGFELVEILKEKYPELKIIILSSHYKTTILGYMVKLGVSAFLPKNSNRDAFIEAITMVYKNGIFFTPEDHQMILSYMNSPTKKRTLFEMDDELSDREKDVVKLICQECTNNEIAEKLFISPRTVESHRQRIVEKIGAKNTVGIVIYAIINNIYPLERI; encoded by the coding sequence ATGAATTCTCAAATCAAAATAGCATTAATTGATGACGAACAGCTGATCCTTGAAGGTGTAAAAATGCTGTTGTCTTCCGAAACCGGGATTTCGGTAGTTTCTACATCGGGCACCGGACCGGATTTTTTAGAAACATTAAAAAGTATTCCTGCCGAAAATTTTCCCAATATCGCTTTGGTTGATGTACAGATGCAGCCAATGAATGGTTTTGAATTGGTAGAGATTCTTAAAGAAAAATACCCTGAACTTAAAATTATCATTCTCTCTTCACATTATAAAACCACCATTTTAGGGTATATGGTAAAATTAGGGGTTTCGGCTTTTTTACCTAAAAATTCTAACCGTGATGCCTTTATAGAAGCTATTACAATGGTATATAAAAACGGAATTTTTTTCACTCCGGAAGATCATCAGATGATTTTATCTTACATGAACAGTCCTACAAAAAAGAGAACACTTTTTGAAATGGACGACGAACTTTCCGACCGTGAAAAAGATGTCGTAAAACTGATCTGTCAGGAATGTACCAATAACGAAATTGCCGAAAAACTATTTATCAGTCCAAGAACGGTAGAAAGCCACAGACAGAGAATTGTTGAAAAAATTGGCGCTAAAAATACTGTGGGAATAGTAATTTATGCAATTATCAACAATATTTATCCTTTAGAAAGAATTTGA
- a CDS encoding ABC-F family ATP-binding cassette domain-containing protein: MLSVQGLGLHHSGNYLFQNVNFTIKKDDKIGLVGKNGAGKSTLLKILSGEITFFEGNVVPEGNITIGFLKQDLDFVKGRTVWNETMQAFEQINAWKEELEEINHQMTVRTDYESDSYTDLINRMTDLNDLLMHHDAYNLEGDIEKVLFGLGFKADDFHKITDEFSGGWRMRIELAKLLLQKNDLMLLDEPTNHLDMESIIWLENFLKDYPGGILLVSHDKQFMTAVCNRTFDVNNRKVDDYKANYSKYLVMREDRREKLIQAKKNQDAEIKQMEDNINKFRASATKASFAQSLIKKLDKIDRIEVDNEDVSKFNIRFVQSQVPGKVIFEAENLGKSYGEKQIFDDVDFIVQRGDRIALLGQNGQGKTTLAKILAGDIQDYSGSWNLGHNVNIGYFAQNQEEVLTPNKTVQEEAEDSATEETRPRVRDLLGSFLFQGEAVNKKTKVLSGGERNRLALCKLLLRPFNTLIMDEPTNHLDIQSKEIIKLALQKFEGTLIVISHDREFLQGLCDKIYEFRDGKMKEFLGDINEYLEFRQKESIREISAEKAKLHSEEPKVEVKKVEEKPVANQSAIVSKEHKNIQNKLKKVEEKISELETKVEEMEASFTKENPSDETLEKYNKTKEDLDLALQEWEHLGSQLD; the protein is encoded by the coding sequence ATGCTTTCGGTTCAAGGTTTAGGATTACATCATTCGGGAAACTATCTGTTTCAAAACGTAAATTTCACCATTAAAAAGGATGATAAAATTGGTTTGGTTGGTAAAAATGGAGCTGGGAAATCCACTTTGTTAAAAATACTTTCAGGAGAAATTACTTTCTTTGAAGGAAATGTAGTACCTGAAGGAAATATTACCATCGGTTTTCTGAAGCAGGATCTTGATTTTGTGAAGGGAAGAACCGTTTGGAACGAAACGATGCAGGCTTTTGAGCAGATTAATGCATGGAAAGAGGAATTGGAAGAAATAAATCATCAAATGACGGTAAGAACCGATTACGAAAGTGATTCTTATACAGATTTGATTAACAGAATGACCGATCTTAATGACCTTTTAATGCATCATGATGCTTATAATCTGGAGGGTGATATCGAAAAAGTACTGTTTGGTTTAGGTTTTAAGGCTGATGATTTTCATAAAATAACCGATGAATTTTCAGGAGGATGGAGAATGAGAATCGAATTGGCAAAACTTCTTCTTCAGAAAAACGATTTGATGCTTCTCGATGAGCCTACCAATCACCTTGATATGGAGTCTATTATATGGCTCGAAAACTTCTTGAAAGATTATCCCGGAGGGATTCTTCTGGTAAGTCACGATAAACAGTTTATGACTGCAGTTTGTAATAGAACTTTTGACGTGAATAACAGAAAAGTTGATGATTATAAAGCCAATTATTCCAAATATCTGGTGATGCGTGAAGACCGACGTGAAAAACTGATTCAGGCTAAAAAGAATCAGGATGCGGAAATCAAGCAGATGGAAGATAATATTAATAAGTTCCGTGCGAGTGCTACCAAAGCATCTTTTGCGCAGTCGCTTATTAAAAAATTGGATAAAATTGACCGTATTGAAGTTGATAATGAAGATGTTTCAAAATTTAATATCCGTTTCGTACAGTCACAAGTTCCGGGGAAAGTGATATTCGAAGCCGAAAATCTGGGTAAATCTTATGGTGAAAAACAGATTTTTGATGATGTGGATTTCATCGTTCAGAGAGGCGATAGAATTGCACTTCTTGGCCAAAACGGACAGGGAAAAACGACACTGGCTAAAATTCTGGCTGGAGATATTCAGGATTATTCAGGTTCTTGGAATCTTGGACACAACGTGAACATCGGATATTTCGCACAGAATCAGGAAGAAGTTTTAACACCCAATAAAACCGTTCAGGAAGAAGCTGAAGATTCAGCAACGGAAGAAACAAGACCGAGAGTAAGAGATTTGTTAGGATCTTTCCTTTTCCAGGGTGAAGCCGTAAATAAAAAAACAAAAGTACTTTCCGGAGGAGAAAGAAACCGTCTGGCGCTTTGTAAATTGCTTTTACGCCCTTTCAACACGTTGATTATGGATGAGCCTACCAATCACTTGGATATTCAGTCTAAGGAGATTATCAAGCTCGCTTTACAGAAGTTTGAAGGTACTTTAATAGTAATTTCTCACGACAGAGAATTCCTGCAAGGACTTTGCGACAAGATTTATGAATTCCGTGACGGTAAAATGAAAGAATTCTTAGGCGATATCAATGAATATCTTGAATTCAGACAGAAAGAAAGCATTAGAGAAATTTCTGCAGAAAAAGCAAAACTTCACAGTGAAGAGCCTAAAGTTGAGGTAAAAAAAGTTGAAGAGAAACCTGTTGCCAATCAATCGGCGATTGTAAGCAAAGAGCATAAAAATATTCAGAATAAACTGAAAAAAGTAGAAGAAAAAATTTCCGAGCTTGAAACAAAAGTAGAAGAAATGGAAGCTTCTTTCACAAAAGAAAATCCTTCTGACGAAACACTGGAAAAATATAATAAAACTAAAGAAGATTTAGATCTTGCCTTGCAAGAGTGGGAGCATTTGGGTTCCCAATTAGATTAA
- a CDS encoding DUF5715 family protein → MKKFLCVIFAIIIHGSYCSQAAKKALPCYDFTEVLKVEPTLLYKPHLDASKSFGIKLLRDSKTVLKYINNGKFHKIKKSGKGYRVQKLDYSRAWMVSKGKLMLERMGARFSKETKGNTFTVSSITRTLEDQCRLRKINSNASLGVSSHNYGNSFDISYVRFNDVLRYNPKMEAALEKVLKYYYDSGRIYYIKEKQQSCYHVTVKNY, encoded by the coding sequence ATGAAAAAGTTTTTGTGTGTAATTTTTGCAATTATTATTCATGGATCTTATTGTTCTCAGGCAGCAAAAAAAGCATTACCATGCTATGATTTTACGGAAGTTTTAAAAGTAGAGCCCACATTACTTTATAAACCACATTTGGATGCTTCAAAAAGCTTTGGAATAAAACTTTTGCGGGATTCGAAGACTGTTTTGAAATATATTAACAACGGAAAGTTTCATAAGATCAAAAAATCGGGAAAAGGATATCGTGTGCAAAAGTTGGATTACAGCAGAGCCTGGATGGTGTCTAAAGGAAAATTAATGCTGGAAAGGATGGGTGCGCGTTTTAGTAAAGAAACGAAAGGAAATACTTTTACCGTTTCATCGATTACAAGAACACTGGAAGATCAGTGTAGATTAAGAAAAATTAATTCTAATGCTTCATTGGGGGTAAGCTCACATAATTACGGCAATTCTTTCGACATTTCTTATGTCCGTTTTAATGATGTTTTGAGGTACAATCCTAAAATGGAAGCTGCCTTAGAGAAGGTTTTAAAGTATTATTACGATTCGGGACGAATTTATTACATAAAAGAAAAACAACAGAGCTGTTATCATGTCACGGTAAAGAATTATTAA
- a CDS encoding sensor histidine kinase — translation MSFILLAYKSFIQRIIKEKNAQHEAEVLHQKRLVLENIKAQEAERKRIAVMIHDDIGNRLNILSLWLNNLDTKGDEIIKKNITAQMSSLIDSARSISHSLYPVNLESVGLVLYIEELIANLSGRINISMSVSPKFQKKDIFIEVQLYRIIQEFTTNVLKHSEASRVWIYIKDNKTDLAVVISDNGQSFEYEEVKKGMGIKNIESRIKSMNAAHKWKNVLNEGSRLIIKIPYNNEFSNQNSIN, via the coding sequence ATGTCTTTCATTTTGCTTGCGTACAAAAGTTTTATCCAAAGAATTATTAAAGAAAAAAATGCACAGCACGAAGCGGAGGTCCTGCATCAGAAAAGATTGGTTTTAGAAAATATTAAAGCTCAGGAAGCAGAAAGAAAAAGAATTGCGGTAATGATTCATGATGACATCGGAAATCGTCTGAATATTCTTTCATTATGGCTGAATAATTTGGATACAAAAGGTGATGAGATCATTAAAAAAAATATTACGGCACAGATGTCTTCGCTGATAGATTCGGCAAGAAGTATTTCACATTCATTATATCCTGTAAATCTGGAATCGGTTGGTTTGGTTTTATATATTGAAGAATTAATTGCCAATTTATCCGGAAGAATTAATATATCAATGAGTGTAAGCCCGAAATTTCAGAAAAAGGATATCTTCATAGAAGTTCAGTTATACAGAATTATTCAGGAATTTACGACCAATGTTCTCAAACATTCGGAAGCATCTCGAGTCTGGATTTATATTAAGGATAACAAAACGGATCTTGCGGTAGTCATTTCAGATAATGGGCAGAGTTTCGAATACGAAGAGGTGAAAAAGGGGATGGGTATCAAAAATATCGAATCCAGAATAAAATCTATGAATGCGGCGCACAAATGGAAAAATGTTTTAAATGAAGGCAGCCGTCTAATTATTAAAATTCCATACAACAATGAATTCTCAAATCAAAATAGCATTAATTGA
- the aqpZ gene encoding aquaporin Z produces MKKLFAEFFGTFWLVFGGCGSAIFASQIAPASTGQLGILLVGVALAFGLTVLTMAYAVGHISGGHFNPAVSFGLLAGGRFPAKDLLPYVAAQCLGAIGAAGALFVILSGSGTPDFSAPGAFATNFYGEAVYFGKSYSMGAAFLAEFLLTAFFLIIIMGATDKFANGKFAGIAIGLGLTLIHLISIPITNTSVNPARSLSQAVFVGGNAMSQLWLFWAAPILGAVTGGLIYKFLLQRDGTEPLGN; encoded by the coding sequence ATAAAAAAACTTTTTGCTGAATTTTTCGGCACATTTTGGCTTGTTTTCGGAGGTTGTGGAAGTGCTATATTCGCTTCACAAATCGCCCCCGCATCTACTGGACAACTAGGGATTCTTCTGGTAGGAGTTGCTTTAGCTTTTGGTCTTACGGTTTTAACGATGGCTTATGCGGTGGGCCACATTTCTGGTGGGCATTTTAATCCTGCCGTTTCTTTTGGACTATTGGCCGGAGGCAGATTTCCTGCTAAAGACCTTCTACCTTACGTTGCTGCACAATGTTTAGGTGCTATTGGAGCTGCAGGAGCTTTATTTGTAATCCTGAGCGGCTCCGGAACACCGGATTTTTCTGCTCCGGGAGCATTTGCCACCAACTTTTATGGTGAAGCCGTCTACTTTGGAAAAAGTTATTCCATGGGAGCAGCATTTTTAGCTGAATTCTTATTGACAGCATTTTTCCTGATCATTATTATGGGAGCAACTGACAAATTTGCTAACGGAAAATTTGCAGGAATTGCTATTGGATTAGGATTAACATTAATCCATTTAATTTCAATACCTATCACAAATACATCTGTAAACCCTGCAAGATCCCTTTCTCAGGCAGTTTTTGTAGGAGGAAATGCAATGTCTCAGCTTTGGTTATTCTGGGCTGCCCCAATTTTGGGAGCTGTAACTGGAGGGTTAATCTATAAATTTTTACTTCAAAGAGATGGTACAGAGCCATTGGGAAATTAA
- a CDS encoding T6SS phospholipase effector Tle1-like catalytic domain-containing protein has translation MKNNIISVGIFFDGTGNNGVNASSFQKPSKNNESYYNNITNIYKLSELFEGNEKIYIEGIGTVTGSEDSDYAMATCKNPMGDKGYSSDDKLAKAHDFISEIVVDTTTEYHFYVYGFSRGCMLARVLCNELLSQNSKISGNINIKFLGVFDTVESAPFNEYDVTVLPGTERMLHLCAVNECRYFFPLTGIFEDSKDMEDIKSEIGNAVWKEIFVPGAHADLGGGYLEGSQSVYVSPNFMKNSELVSYVENVRTTATDSNGNKIWSDVLKNYQLDQGDIFSQAYVERDLVYNELSKVYGKLMLLESNAEEKIFSTNFSESDFEIDPNMHPYLIELSNALENYSKDLSSELKPNYNYKKLADYTHISANFGLYHPGLMLNSRSGANAEFINNGLNVPSNSDDQFSANQSKLQSEIHHVEDSIVDYAYGTNIPNNDNWSRTILIKENLYNRC, from the coding sequence ATGAAAAATAATATTATTTCTGTCGGGATTTTCTTCGATGGAACAGGAAATAACGGAGTGAATGCCTCTTCTTTCCAAAAGCCCTCGAAGAACAATGAAAGTTATTATAACAATATTACCAATATCTATAAATTATCAGAACTTTTTGAAGGTAATGAAAAGATTTATATAGAAGGAATTGGGACTGTCACAGGTTCTGAAGACAGCGATTATGCAATGGCAACCTGCAAAAACCCTATGGGAGACAAAGGTTATTCTTCGGATGACAAACTGGCAAAAGCTCACGATTTTATCAGTGAAATTGTAGTTGATACAACCACAGAATATCATTTTTATGTGTACGGATTCAGCAGAGGGTGTATGTTGGCGAGAGTTTTATGCAACGAATTATTAAGTCAGAATTCAAAAATTTCGGGAAATATCAATATAAAATTTCTGGGTGTTTTTGATACTGTTGAATCTGCCCCTTTCAACGAATATGATGTGACGGTTTTACCGGGAACGGAAAGGATGCTACATCTTTGCGCTGTGAACGAATGCAGATATTTTTTCCCGTTGACGGGCATTTTTGAAGATTCTAAAGATATGGAAGATATAAAATCTGAAATAGGAAATGCTGTGTGGAAAGAAATTTTCGTTCCCGGAGCTCATGCAGATCTAGGTGGAGGATACCTGGAAGGATCTCAATCTGTGTATGTTTCGCCGAATTTTATGAAAAATAGTGAACTTGTTTCTTATGTGGAAAATGTAAGAACGACAGCTACAGATTCAAATGGAAATAAAATATGGAGCGATGTTCTTAAGAATTATCAGTTAGATCAGGGTGATATTTTTTCTCAGGCTTATGTTGAGAGAGATTTAGTTTATAATGAGCTTTCAAAAGTGTATGGAAAGCTTATGCTTTTGGAATCGAACGCAGAAGAAAAGATTTTCAGCACCAATTTCAGCGAATCAGATTTTGAAATCGATCCCAATATGCATCCGTATTTAATTGAACTTTCAAATGCTTTGGAGAATTATAGCAAAGACCTTTCTTCAGAGTTGAAACCGAATTACAATTATAAAAAACTGGCAGATTACACTCATATTTCTGCAAATTTTGGCTTATATCATCCCGGATTAATGCTGAATTCCAGATCAGGAGCTAATGCCGAATTCATCAACAATGGGTTAAATGTACCGAGCAATTCTGATGATCAGTTCAGTGCAAACCAGTCCAAATTGCAATCGGAAATTCATCATGTAGAAGATTCTATTGTAGATTATGCATACGGAACGAATATTCCGAACAATGATAATTGGAGTCGTACCATATTAATTAAAGAGAACTTATATAATAGATGTTAG
- a CDS encoding TonB-dependent receptor gives MKLIYSLMLILCGFAFTNAQQTYAVEGTVQDFHDKTVLENAVVKIGNFTTKTGKNGKFSFDKIPAGKYILIAKHPDCNDYTENVGVTQDLHLTIILEHHVQDIETVTIHGSHKSNGSLVVKTLDKSEIERNSTDNLGNLLTKISGVSALKTGNNISKPIIHGLYGSRIAILNNGVKLAEQEWGVEHAPNVDINNFQHIDVIKGASALKYGSDAIGGVVVMEPEIFPKKDTIKGSVGLTGISNGRGLGLDVDVAKVWKNGWAVKSGGSIKKLGDQHTPDYNLMNTGMDFSSFNFTVQNNSYEKGISFDYYLTNQNIGIYRGSHVGNNEDFYNAITSKIPVYTGNFSYDIDNPRQVIEHHIAKVSAFKRFENIGKLSATYSYQFNHRQEYDIRRGELKDTPSLDLELMTHQFNLNDLLERGKFSLETGVDASFQNNYSDPATKARRLIPNYDKYAAGIYSVFKYKISHDFNVEAGARYDFTRYDVTKWYDKSDWENRYADSYPQFYVKTDQNRILTRPQLNYENFSFNAGLEYRPNSNFDLKFNYAKVGRTPNIAELFSDGLHHSASVIEIGDMGLKNEQGHQFNLTVDSKFNVLKGLNVSVNPYLFITKNFINEVPTGVQNTIRGVFPVWSYQQIDAKMYGVDMDVNFKLTDHLTYVGKGSYVYGQDDTHNVPLILMMPSNFSNALQFNKENWNQFYFTVENQTFLKQNRFPVYNATIPIYVGGDEVQRTVDLSTPPNGYSLWNIQTGINISKNLSAGLIVNNLFDVSYRDYLNRMRFFADEAGRNFILNFRYRF, from the coding sequence ATGAAATTGATATATAGTTTAATGCTTATTCTTTGCGGATTTGCATTTACAAACGCACAGCAGACTTACGCTGTAGAAGGAACTGTTCAGGATTTTCACGATAAAACCGTTTTAGAAAATGCAGTCGTGAAGATTGGTAATTTTACCACGAAAACAGGAAAAAACGGTAAGTTTTCTTTCGATAAAATTCCTGCGGGAAAATATATACTCATTGCTAAACATCCTGATTGTAATGATTATACTGAAAATGTAGGAGTTACACAGGATTTGCACTTAACGATCATTCTCGAACATCATGTTCAGGACATCGAAACGGTGACAATTCATGGAAGTCATAAAAGCAATGGTTCTTTAGTTGTCAAAACACTCGATAAGTCTGAAATTGAACGGAATTCTACTGATAATTTAGGGAATTTATTGACGAAAATTTCAGGAGTTTCTGCGTTGAAGACAGGGAATAATATCTCAAAACCGATTATCCACGGACTTTACGGAAGTAGAATTGCTATTTTAAATAATGGAGTGAAACTTGCCGAACAGGAATGGGGAGTGGAGCATGCACCAAATGTTGATATTAATAATTTTCAACATATCGATGTTATCAAAGGAGCTTCTGCTTTGAAATACGGAAGTGATGCCATTGGCGGAGTAGTCGTGATGGAACCTGAAATTTTTCCTAAAAAAGATACGATCAAAGGTTCTGTAGGACTTACCGGAATTTCAAACGGAAGAGGTTTGGGATTGGATGTAGACGTTGCCAAAGTCTGGAAAAACGGTTGGGCTGTAAAATCTGGTGGAAGCATCAAGAAATTAGGAGATCAGCATACTCCGGATTATAATCTGATGAATACGGGAATGGATTTTTCGTCTTTCAATTTTACGGTTCAGAATAATTCTTATGAAAAAGGAATTTCATTTGATTATTATCTCACAAACCAGAATATCGGAATTTACAGAGGTTCTCATGTCGGAAATAATGAAGATTTTTATAATGCAATAACTTCTAAGATACCTGTTTACACAGGAAACTTCAGTTATGATATTGACAATCCGAGACAGGTCATCGAGCATCATATTGCGAAAGTTTCCGCTTTCAAAAGATTTGAAAATATTGGAAAACTGTCTGCAACGTACAGTTATCAGTTTAATCACAGACAGGAATATGATATCAGAAGAGGTGAATTGAAAGATACACCTTCTCTTGATCTGGAATTAATGACGCATCAGTTCAACCTTAATGATTTACTGGAAAGAGGAAAATTTTCTTTGGAAACCGGTGTTGATGCGAGTTTTCAGAATAATTATTCAGATCCAGCAACGAAAGCCAGACGTTTGATTCCTAATTATGACAAATATGCTGCAGGAATTTATTCGGTTTTCAAATATAAAATTTCACATGATTTTAATGTGGAAGCTGGTGCTAGATATGATTTCACCCGTTATGATGTGACCAAATGGTACGACAAAAGCGATTGGGAAAATCGATATGCAGATTCTTATCCTCAGTTTTATGTGAAGACTGATCAGAACAGAATTTTGACGCGCCCTCAATTGAATTATGAAAATTTTTCATTCAATGCAGGTTTGGAATATCGCCCGAATTCTAATTTTGATTTGAAATTTAATTATGCAAAAGTGGGAAGAACTCCGAATATTGCTGAATTATTTTCAGATGGCTTACATCACTCGGCTTCAGTCATCGAAATTGGTGATATGGGACTGAAAAATGAACAGGGACATCAGTTTAATCTGACGGTTGACTCAAAATTCAATGTGTTGAAAGGATTAAATGTTTCTGTGAATCCATACCTTTTTATCACTAAAAATTTCATCAATGAAGTTCCCACAGGAGTTCAGAATACGATCAGAGGAGTATTTCCGGTCTGGTCTTATCAGCAGATCGATGCGAAAATGTACGGTGTAGATATGGATGTAAACTTTAAACTTACTGATCATCTGACGTATGTCGGAAAAGGAAGTTATGTTTATGGTCAAGATGATACTCACAATGTCCCGTTGATTTTAATGATGCCTTCAAATTTTTCAAATGCATTGCAGTTCAATAAAGAAAACTGGAATCAGTTTTACTTTACGGTAGAAAATCAAACGTTTTTGAAGCAAAACAGATTTCCGGTGTATAATGCAACTATTCCTATTTATGTAGGTGGTGATGAAGTGCAGAGAACAGTTGATCTGAGCACTCCGCCCAACGGTTATTCTCTTTGGAATATCCAGACGGGAATCAACATCAGCAAAAATCTTTCTGCAGGTCTTATTGTGAATAATCTTTTTGATGTTTCGTACAGAGATTATCTCAACCGTATGAGGTTCTTCGCAGATGAGGCAGGGAGGAACTTTATTTTAAACTTTAGATACAGATTCTAA
- a CDS encoding trigger factor produces the protein MKVTAKNHDDVSALLTVTLEKSDYKEKVEKQLINYAKNAQVPGFRKGKVPLSMVKKQYEAGIAFEEINKQVSDALNGYVNDNKLRLVGQPVPQPVNNLDYNADQLEVAFEVGYEPEFTIDLAKYEAPHYKVEASEKEINKSIENMQKRFAEQVPQDKITKDSYINLEISQVVEEDAEGEHHHHPKNATITSENKEAFKLVKALKMDGSVKVSKETLAADEELAKELGFSKEEAEHLHHNEVEVKVKDFYSLNLAELNQELFDKVYGEGTIKSEEELKEKVKSELDEYFQQNADVHFVNKVLEQVSEKEEVKLPEEFLVKWLIFSNQNIQSEEQAKEILESEKNQLKYQIIEGKLMSENEIQLDYADVLAQAEQLVRNQLAIYGIHHLGDEEIQKYAVEMLKDQEQVRQISSEVAMAKLKDVILEKATKKETAISHDEFLEELKK, from the coding sequence ATGAAGGTTACTGCAAAAAACCATGATGATGTAAGTGCATTGCTTACAGTGACATTGGAAAAATCTGACTATAAGGAAAAAGTTGAAAAACAATTGATTAATTATGCTAAAAATGCGCAAGTTCCTGGTTTCAGAAAAGGGAAAGTGCCTTTGAGTATGGTTAAAAAACAATATGAAGCAGGTATTGCTTTCGAAGAAATCAACAAGCAGGTTTCTGATGCCTTGAACGGATATGTAAATGACAATAAACTAAGATTAGTTGGTCAGCCCGTTCCGCAACCGGTAAATAATCTTGATTACAATGCTGATCAGTTGGAAGTTGCTTTTGAAGTAGGATACGAGCCTGAATTTACTATAGATTTAGCTAAATATGAAGCTCCTCATTATAAAGTAGAAGCTTCTGAAAAAGAAATCAACAAGAGTATTGAAAACATGCAGAAGCGTTTCGCTGAGCAGGTTCCTCAAGATAAAATCACTAAAGATTCTTATATCAATTTAGAAATTTCTCAGGTTGTAGAAGAAGATGCAGAAGGAGAACATCATCACCATCCGAAGAATGCTACTATTACATCTGAAAACAAAGAAGCTTTCAAATTGGTAAAAGCTTTGAAAATGGACGGATCTGTAAAAGTTTCTAAAGAAACTCTTGCTGCTGATGAAGAATTGGCGAAAGAATTAGGATTCTCTAAGGAAGAAGCTGAACACTTACACCACAACGAAGTTGAAGTTAAGGTAAAAGATTTCTATTCTTTGAATCTTGCTGAACTGAACCAAGAGCTTTTTGATAAAGTTTACGGTGAAGGAACAATTAAGTCTGAAGAAGAGCTTAAAGAAAAAGTAAAATCAGAATTGGACGAATATTTCCAGCAAAATGCTGATGTTCACTTTGTGAATAAAGTATTGGAGCAGGTTTCTGAGAAAGAAGAAGTAAAACTTCCTGAAGAATTCCTTGTAAAATGGTTAATTTTCTCTAATCAGAATATTCAGTCTGAAGAGCAGGCTAAAGAAATTCTTGAATCTGAGAAGAATCAGTTGAAATATCAGATTATTGAAGGAAAATTGATGAGTGAAAATGAAATTCAATTAGATTATGCTGATGTTTTGGCACAAGCTGAGCAATTGGTAAGAAATCAATTGGCTATCTACGGAATTCACCACTTAGGTGATGAGGAAATCCAGAAGTATGCTGTTGAAATGTTGAAAGACCAAGAGCAGGTAAGACAAATTTCTTCTGAAGTTGCTATGGCGAAGCTGAAAGATGTTATCCTTGAAAAAGCTACGAAAAAAGAAACTGCAATTTCTCACGACGAGTTTTTAGAAGAGCTTAAAAAGTAA